One genomic region from Clarias gariepinus isolate MV-2021 ecotype Netherlands chromosome 20, CGAR_prim_01v2, whole genome shotgun sequence encodes:
- the LOC128508446 gene encoding macrophage mannose receptor 1-like produces the protein MKLNLFLLLCFTGLVPAAVSNPQTVFHRYELNMTQATWPIAQNYCRVMYTDLATILSDTDFLRLNKETTSKSLTTPAWVGLWNDINSWRWSLGDLPLKNVTYTNWYPGYPVNAGGKAGCAYIGASYYWFDDACATPRKFICYNANFTNSDKFIIIISPTLPWLEARAYCRQYHTDLASSLNSSDQNILVHVLSGYYPWIGLYRDTWKWSDGTNATDLKWVSGKPDNAGGNSNCAVVSNGLFTDVPCSNLNYFFCHTLYSTRGQIMRLQVESDSSVFEPAVQSLILEQIKQQLEGNGMWENTTVTWKVQPDGHIFHKKKKDKL, from the exons GTCTGGTCCCAGCTGCGGTATCCAACCCGCAAACCGTCTTTCATAGATATGAGCTGAACATGACACAGGCAACATGGCCCATTGCACAGAATTACTGCAGGGTGATGTACACTGACCTGGCAACGATCCTGAGTGATACCGATTTTTTAAGACTGAATAAAGAAACAACAAGCAAAAGTCTGACAACACCTGCCTGGGTCGGATTGTGGAATGATATCAATAGCTGGCGCTGGTCTTTAGGCGACCTCCCACTGAAGAATGTCACTTATACCAACTGGTACCCTGGATATCCTGTAAATGCTGGTGGAAAAGCAGGGTGTGCTTATATAGGCGCATCTTATTACTGGTTTGATGATGCATGTGCAACTCCGAGAAAATTCATATGCTACAATG ctaatTTCACTAACTCTGACAaattcattattatcattagtcCTACACTGCCCTGGCTTGAAGCTCGGGCTTACTGCCGACAATATCACACAGACCTGGCCAGCTCTCTTAACAGCTCAGACCAAAATATTTTAGTGCATGTGTTATCCGGTTATTATCCCTGGATTGGGCTATATAGAGACACTTGGAAGTGGTCAGATGGGACCAATGCTACAGACCTCAAGTGGGTTTCTGGAAAACCTGATAACGCTGGAGGAAATTCTAACTGTGCTGTGGTTTCTAATGGCCTGTTCACTGATGTCCCCTGCAGCAACCTGAACTATTTCTTCTGTCACACAC TTTACTCAACAAGGGGTCAGATAATGAGACTGCAGGTGGAGTCAGACAGCAGTGTGTTTGAACCTGCTGTGCAGTCGCTCATTTTAGAGCAG ATCAAGCAGCAACTGGAGGGAAATGGCATGTGGGAGAACACCACAGTGACCTGGAAGGTGCAGCCAGATGGACACATCTTccacaagaagaaaaaggataAACTGTAA